A window of the Motacilla alba alba isolate MOTALB_02 chromosome 26, Motacilla_alba_V1.0_pri, whole genome shotgun sequence genome harbors these coding sequences:
- the HMGA1 gene encoding high mobility group protein HMG-I/HMG-Y isoform X4, with translation MSESSAKSSQPLASKGEKDVSEKRGRGRPRKKPQEPSEAPTPKRPRGRPKGSKNKATPKGRKAAVTPGRKPRGRPKKSQQDEEEVNISQESSEEEQ, from the exons ATGAGTGAATCCAGCGCCAAATCCAGCCAGCCCCTGGCCTCCAAAGGGGAGAAAGACGTGTCGGAGAAGAGGGGCCGAGGGCGGCCTAGGAAGAAGCCCCAG gagcccagcGAGGCCCCGACCCCCAAGAGACCCCGTGGACGGCCGAAGGGCAGTAAAAACAAGGCCACCCCAAAGGGCAGG AAAGCTGCAGTCACACCAGGGAGGAAACCTCGAGGGCGACCCAAAAAATCG cagcaggacgAGGAGGAGGTGAACATTTCCCAGGAGTCATCCGAGGAGGAGCAGTGA
- the HMGA1 gene encoding high mobility group protein HMG-I/HMG-Y isoform X3 yields the protein MSESSAKSSQPLASKGEKDVSEKRGRGRPRKKPQQEPSEAPTPKRPRGRPKGSKNKATPKGRKAAVTPGRKPRGRPKKSQQDEEEVNISQESSEEEQ from the exons ATGAGTGAATCCAGCGCCAAATCCAGCCAGCCCCTGGCCTCCAAAGGGGAGAAAGACGTGTCGGAGAAGAGGGGCCGAGGGCGGCCTAGGAAGAAGCCCCAG caggagcccagcGAGGCCCCGACCCCCAAGAGACCCCGTGGACGGCCGAAGGGCAGTAAAAACAAGGCCACCCCAAAGGGCAGG AAAGCTGCAGTCACACCAGGGAGGAAACCTCGAGGGCGACCCAAAAAATCG cagcaggacgAGGAGGAGGTGAACATTTCCCAGGAGTCATCCGAGGAGGAGCAGTGA
- the HMGA1 gene encoding high mobility group protein HMG-I/HMG-Y isoform X5 has translation MSESSAKSSQPLASKGEKDVSEKRGRGRPRKKPQQEPSEAPTPKRPRGRPKGSKNKATPKGRKAAVTPGRKPRGRPKKSQDEEEVNISQESSEEEQ, from the exons ATGAGTGAATCCAGCGCCAAATCCAGCCAGCCCCTGGCCTCCAAAGGGGAGAAAGACGTGTCGGAGAAGAGGGGCCGAGGGCGGCCTAGGAAGAAGCCCCAG caggagcccagcGAGGCCCCGACCCCCAAGAGACCCCGTGGACGGCCGAAGGGCAGTAAAAACAAGGCCACCCCAAAGGGCAGG AAAGCTGCAGTCACACCAGGGAGGAAACCTCGAGGGCGACCCAAAAAATCG caggacgAGGAGGAGGTGAACATTTCCCAGGAGTCATCCGAGGAGGAGCAGTGA
- the HMGA1 gene encoding high mobility group protein HMG-I/HMG-Y isoform X6, whose product MSESSAKSSQPLASKGEKDVSEKRGRGRPRKKPQQEPSEAPTPKRPRGRPKGSKNKATPKGRKAAVTPGRKPRGRPKKSV is encoded by the exons ATGAGTGAATCCAGCGCCAAATCCAGCCAGCCCCTGGCCTCCAAAGGGGAGAAAGACGTGTCGGAGAAGAGGGGCCGAGGGCGGCCTAGGAAGAAGCCCCAG caggagcccagcGAGGCCCCGACCCCCAAGAGACCCCGTGGACGGCCGAAGGGCAGTAAAAACAAGGCCACCCCAAAGGGCAGG AAAGCTGCAGTCACACCAGGGAGGAAACCTCGAGGGCGACCCAAAAAATCG GTCTag
- the HMGA1 gene encoding high mobility group protein HMG-I/HMG-Y isoform X1 — translation MSESSAKSSQPLASKGEKDVSEKRGRGRPRKKPQQEPSEAPTPKRPRGRPKGSKNKATPKGRKAAVTPGRKPRGRPKKSFALLLQGIEAGRAEVWEDHGMLPLPLCPGTTAAAGPEVGAGRPRRERIGVWFGFFFGSLLTTFWVPICSYLNKTFYGCL, via the exons ATGAGTGAATCCAGCGCCAAATCCAGCCAGCCCCTGGCCTCCAAAGGGGAGAAAGACGTGTCGGAGAAGAGGGGCCGAGGGCGGCCTAGGAAGAAGCCCCAG caggagcccagcGAGGCCCCGACCCCCAAGAGACCCCGTGGACGGCCGAAGGGCAGTAAAAACAAGGCCACCCCAAAGGGCAGG AAAGCTGCAGTCACACCAGGGAGGAAACCTCGAGGGCGACCCAAAAAATCG tttgctctgctgcttcaaGGGATCgaggctggcagggcagaggtgTGGGAGGACCATGGGatgctccccctgcccctctgccccggCACGACGGCTGCAGCGGGACCGGAGGTCGGTgccgggcggccccggcgggagAGAATcggggtttggtttgggtttttttttggttcactGTTAACGACCTTTTGGGTTCCTATTTGCAGTTActtgaataaaacattttatggATGTTTGTGA
- the HMGA1 gene encoding high mobility group protein HMG-I/HMG-Y isoform X2, giving the protein MSESSAKSSQPLASKGEKDVSEKRGRGRPRKKPQEPSEAPTPKRPRGRPKGSKNKATPKGRKAAVTPGRKPRGRPKKSFALLLQGIEAGRAEVWEDHGMLPLPLCPGTTAAAGPEVGAGRPRRERIGVWFGFFFGSLLTTFWVPICSYLNKTFYGCL; this is encoded by the exons ATGAGTGAATCCAGCGCCAAATCCAGCCAGCCCCTGGCCTCCAAAGGGGAGAAAGACGTGTCGGAGAAGAGGGGCCGAGGGCGGCCTAGGAAGAAGCCCCAG gagcccagcGAGGCCCCGACCCCCAAGAGACCCCGTGGACGGCCGAAGGGCAGTAAAAACAAGGCCACCCCAAAGGGCAGG AAAGCTGCAGTCACACCAGGGAGGAAACCTCGAGGGCGACCCAAAAAATCG tttgctctgctgcttcaaGGGATCgaggctggcagggcagaggtgTGGGAGGACCATGGGatgctccccctgcccctctgccccggCACGACGGCTGCAGCGGGACCGGAGGTCGGTgccgggcggccccggcgggagAGAATcggggtttggtttgggtttttttttggttcactGTTAACGACCTTTTGGGTTCCTATTTGCAGTTActtgaataaaacattttatggATGTTTGTGA
- the SMIM29 gene encoding small integral membrane protein 29: MSNATAPTAPGAAGDSLVGSVLGPFLLLTLLGALLAAVMYVKKKRRSDRLRHRLLPMYSYDPAEEPPESEQELLAEAEEAQVVPGWGGPSPAWPPRRDWRA; the protein is encoded by the exons ATGAGCAACGCCACGGCCCCCACGgccccgggcgcggcgggggaCTCGCTGGTGGGCTCCGTGCTGGggcccttcctcctcctcaccctcctcGGCGCCCTCCTGGCCGCG GTGATGTACGTCAAGAAGAAGCGCAG GTCCGACCGGCTGCGGCACCGGCTGCTGCCCATGTACAGCTACGACCCGGCTGAGGAGCCGCCCGAGtcggagcaggagctgctggcggAGGCCGAGGAGGCTCAG GTGGTGCCCGGCTGGGGGGGACCCTCGCCCGCTTGGCCACCGCGCAGGGACTGGAGGGCCTGA